Proteins found in one Lutimonas zeaxanthinifaciens genomic segment:
- a CDS encoding YybH family protein: MKNIVLLLTVALLSSFNGIDTEDDKDAIRKVMADQLEAWNNYDLEGFMQGYWKSEELKFYGSNGVTYGWKNTLARYKKAYPSKDYSGTLKFVINDISKISKDAYYVMGEYHLERSVGNADGIFMIIFKKIKGEWKIISDTSC; encoded by the coding sequence ATGAAAAATATAGTACTCTTATTGACTGTAGCTCTGCTTAGTTCCTTTAACGGAATTGATACTGAAGATGATAAAGATGCAATCAGAAAAGTAATGGCTGATCAACTGGAGGCCTGGAACAATTATGACCTCGAAGGTTTTATGCAGGGTTATTGGAAATCAGAGGAATTGAAATTTTACGGAAGTAACGGGGTAACTTATGGCTGGAAAAACACTCTGGCCAGGTACAAAAAAGCCTATCCTTCTAAAGACTATTCCGGAACTTTAAAGTTTGTCATTAATGACATATCAAAGATTTCCAAGGACGCCTACTATGTGATGGGGGAATACCATCTGGAACGATCTGTGGGAAATGCTGATGGAATCTTTATGATAATCTTTAAAAAAATCAAAGGAGAATGGAAGATCATTTCAGATACCTCCTGCTAA
- a CDS encoding GNAT family N-acetyltransferase, which yields MAILSTERLVIEKVTLEDAPSLIKLMNDKDWIQNIGDRNIKTLEAAHEHIKERFFKSYEESDFGFYAVRLKNDKTFIGVAGLIHREGLDHVDIGYGFLPEYRGMGYAFEAAKSIFEYGLNDLKIEKILAIVNPTNKASIHLLEKLGLHYEKMIRLPDEDKDIMLFS from the coding sequence ATGGCGATTCTTAGTACAGAAAGATTAGTTATCGAAAAAGTTACCCTCGAAGATGCTCCTTCTTTGATCAAATTGATGAATGATAAAGACTGGATACAGAATATCGGAGACAGGAATATCAAAACGCTCGAAGCCGCTCACGAACATATAAAAGAACGTTTTTTCAAAAGTTATGAAGAATCCGATTTCGGGTTTTATGCGGTAAGGCTTAAAAATGATAAAACTTTTATCGGTGTAGCGGGACTCATTCACAGAGAAGGACTTGATCATGTTGATATCGGATATGGTTTCTTACCTGAATACAGAGGCATGGGCTATGCTTTTGAAGCGGCAAAATCCATTTTTGAATACGGCTTGAATGATCTTAAAATCGAAAAAATTCTGGCAATTGTGAACCCAACTAATAAGGCCTCTATTCACCTTCTCGAAAAATTAGGACTACATTATGAAAAAATGATACGATTGCCTGATGAGGATAAAGATATCATGTTGTTTTCATGA
- a CDS encoding NAD(P)/FAD-dependent oxidoreductase yields MKKCVVIGGGVIGLCTAYFLHKEGHEVTVLDQSDMDSGASYVNAGYISPSHIIPLSAPGVVKKGIQWMFDPASPFYVKPRLDTDFLRWAWAFNKSCTDSHVKKAIPAIRDISVFSHELYESIRKDPEFDFHFENKGLLMLCKTEKMLEEESKIVKMANDVNLAAQVLNLEELKNLEPHVDLDVIGATYFQCDAHSTPTEFMTNLKDYLMSKGVRIHHNEEVQDLELKNNRISAAITTRSRYEAEEFILAAGSWTAKIAEKAGVKILLQAGKGYRIDVNEETGISLPAILVESKVAVTPMNGFTRFAGTMEIARINDDVNQVRVKAIADAAADYYKGLAIDQKSLQKASSGLRPLSPDGLPFIGRTNDCPNLVLATGHAMMGWTMATGTGKLISEIISNRKSSIDLEPYNPSRKF; encoded by the coding sequence ATGAAAAAATGTGTGGTAATTGGAGGAGGAGTTATAGGTTTGTGTACGGCTTATTTTCTCCACAAAGAAGGGCATGAAGTAACCGTCTTGGATCAGTCCGACATGGATTCCGGGGCCTCATATGTCAATGCCGGATATATTTCACCCAGCCATATAATTCCTTTATCGGCACCTGGGGTTGTAAAAAAAGGAATTCAGTGGATGTTTGATCCTGCCAGCCCGTTCTACGTAAAACCTCGATTGGATACTGATTTTTTACGATGGGCCTGGGCCTTTAATAAAAGTTGTACAGATTCACATGTTAAAAAAGCGATCCCGGCCATCAGGGATATCTCTGTTTTTAGTCATGAATTGTATGAATCAATCAGAAAGGATCCTGAATTCGATTTTCATTTTGAGAATAAAGGGCTACTCATGTTGTGCAAGACAGAAAAAATGCTCGAAGAAGAATCTAAAATTGTTAAGATGGCTAATGATGTCAATCTTGCAGCTCAGGTTCTCAATCTGGAAGAACTGAAAAATCTTGAACCCCATGTAGACCTCGATGTGATTGGAGCCACTTATTTCCAGTGTGATGCACACTCTACCCCTACAGAATTTATGACGAATCTAAAAGACTATCTGATGTCAAAAGGGGTAAGGATTCATCACAATGAGGAGGTTCAGGACCTGGAACTAAAAAACAACAGAATCTCAGCAGCAATAACAACTCGATCGAGATATGAAGCTGAAGAATTTATACTAGCAGCAGGTTCATGGACCGCAAAGATTGCTGAAAAAGCTGGGGTCAAAATCTTATTGCAGGCCGGAAAGGGATACAGGATTGACGTGAACGAAGAAACAGGAATCAGTCTTCCGGCCATTCTTGTGGAATCGAAGGTTGCCGTTACGCCAATGAATGGGTTTACGAGATTTGCCGGGACCATGGAGATCGCCCGGATCAATGATGATGTGAACCAGGTACGAGTGAAAGCAATTGCAGATGCTGCCGCCGATTATTACAAAGGTTTGGCCATTGATCAAAAATCACTTCAAAAGGCTTCTTCGGGCTTAAGGCCGCTCTCTCCGGATGGTCTTCCCTTTATAGGGCGTACCAATGATTGCCCCAATCTGGTTTTAGCCACAGGGCATGCCATGATGGGCTGGACCATGGCAACGGGAACAGGTAAATTAATTTCAGAAATTATATCGAATAGAAAATCCTCGATAGATCTTGAACCCTATAATCCATCCAGAAAATTTTAA
- a CDS encoding aminopeptidase P family protein, producing MRYQSIPSTVYKKNRKEFSKEMLPNSIALLASNDIQVTNADDSMGFAQNNDLLYLSGIDQEETILLLYPDAYKAENREILFIKETNEQIKIWEGDKLTAEQASALSGISRVEWVDDFEKILQLMAFEADGFYLGHNEHIKRVTKDMETRQDRLINWCRKKYPLHDYFRAAKITRSLRQIKTKEEVEMIKKAAKISIQGFERVLKKVEPGIKEYALEAELSYNLIKEGAQRHAFKPIVASGSNACALHYNDNDDVCKEGDMILMDFGVCYGNYNSDTTRCFPVNGKFSKRQKEVYSAVLRCLKTGSELLKPGIVPKDYEEQMAKLVEAELIGLGLISKEDVDKQDPDHPLYKKYFMHGTAHHIGLDVHDVGLYSRPFERGMVLTCEPGIYIAEEGIGCRLENDYLITIDGNINLTQEMPIEIEEIEKLMAKS from the coding sequence ATGAGATATCAAAGCATACCTTCGACAGTATATAAAAAGAACAGGAAAGAATTTTCAAAAGAGATGCTTCCCAACTCTATTGCCCTTCTCGCTTCAAATGACATTCAGGTTACCAATGCGGATGACAGTATGGGTTTTGCACAAAACAATGATCTCCTTTATTTGTCGGGTATTGATCAGGAGGAAACGATCCTGTTGCTCTATCCGGATGCCTACAAGGCTGAAAACAGAGAGATTTTATTCATAAAGGAAACCAATGAACAAATTAAGATCTGGGAAGGAGATAAGCTGACGGCTGAACAGGCTAGCGCATTATCAGGAATTTCCAGGGTCGAATGGGTTGATGATTTTGAAAAAATACTTCAATTAATGGCCTTTGAGGCAGATGGATTCTATCTTGGCCACAACGAACATATCAAAAGGGTGACCAAGGATATGGAAACCCGACAGGACAGGTTGATCAACTGGTGCAGAAAAAAGTATCCTCTTCATGATTATTTTCGGGCTGCAAAAATTACCAGGTCCTTAAGGCAGATCAAGACGAAGGAGGAGGTGGAAATGATAAAGAAGGCGGCAAAAATTAGTATTCAGGGGTTTGAGAGGGTATTGAAAAAGGTAGAGCCCGGAATTAAAGAATACGCTTTGGAGGCTGAATTAAGTTATAATCTCATTAAAGAGGGAGCCCAGCGTCATGCCTTTAAACCCATTGTTGCCTCAGGTTCAAATGCCTGTGCTTTACATTACAACGACAATGATGATGTCTGTAAAGAGGGGGACATGATTTTAATGGATTTTGGTGTTTGTTATGGTAATTATAATTCTGATACGACACGTTGCTTCCCTGTAAATGGAAAATTTTCTAAGCGACAGAAGGAAGTTTATTCCGCAGTATTAAGGTGTCTTAAAACTGGTTCTGAATTGTTAAAGCCGGGGATTGTACCTAAAGATTATGAAGAGCAAATGGCTAAATTGGTCGAAGCCGAACTGATCGGTCTTGGTTTGATTTCTAAGGAAGATGTTGATAAGCAGGATCCTGATCATCCCTTGTATAAGAAGTATTTTATGCATGGAACAGCTCATCACATTGGCCTTGATGTTCATGATGTAGGATTATATTCAAGACCTTTTGAAAGAGGAATGGTCCTGACCTGCGAACCTGGCATTTACATTGCTGAAGAAGGAATTGGTTGTCGGTTGGAAAATGATTACCTCATCACCATCGATGGAAATATCAATCTCACCCAGGAAATGCCAATTGAAATTGAAGAAATTGAAAAATTAATGGCTAAAAGCTAA
- a CDS encoding ornithine cyclodeaminase family protein → MGPTPFITDDFIESHTDFGQLINTLRSGFAEQGVETPMRHHHDYPNPKENIDSTLLLMPSWEAGKDLGVKIVSVNPNNGKYDLPSIQGTYLYLNAHTGTLNAIFDAKALTAKRTAAASALAASYLAHPEASTLLILGTGVLSANLIRAHATARPVNKVYVWGRNYDKAVQIAGLFDQDDVEVIPIKDYDSLIRECDIISTATLSKDPLVDGNKLRKGQHLDLVGAYKKGMREADDACVLRSSVFLDTYQGGLKESGDIVIPLQNGILKQEDIQADLFELCSGQHPGRKNSDEITFFKSVGHASEDLFGARYYFEQYKKR, encoded by the coding sequence ATGGGTCCTACACCTTTTATTACGGATGATTTTATTGAGTCTCATACTGACTTTGGACAATTGATCAATACCCTGAGATCGGGCTTTGCAGAACAGGGAGTTGAAACCCCTATGAGACATCATCATGACTATCCTAACCCAAAGGAGAATATTGATTCCACCCTGCTCCTTATGCCATCCTGGGAAGCAGGGAAAGATTTAGGTGTGAAAATAGTATCTGTAAATCCAAATAATGGCAAATATGATCTACCCTCAATACAAGGCACCTATCTCTACCTTAACGCGCATACCGGTACTTTAAATGCAATTTTTGATGCCAAGGCACTGACTGCAAAAAGAACGGCGGCAGCCTCAGCTCTTGCAGCCTCCTATCTCGCCCACCCAGAAGCCTCAACTCTATTGATTCTGGGAACAGGAGTATTATCTGCCAATCTGATAAGAGCCCATGCTACGGCCAGGCCTGTAAATAAAGTATATGTCTGGGGAAGAAATTATGACAAAGCAGTACAAATTGCCGGATTATTTGATCAGGACGATGTCGAAGTCATCCCCATTAAAGACTATGATTCCCTTATCCGTGAATGCGATATTATTTCAACGGCCACCCTGTCAAAAGATCCATTAGTTGACGGAAACAAACTTCGAAAAGGTCAGCATCTTGATTTAGTAGGCGCCTATAAAAAAGGTATGAGAGAGGCCGATGATGCATGCGTATTGAGATCAAGTGTTTTTTTAGACACGTATCAAGGAGGATTAAAAGAATCCGGTGACATCGTGATACCACTTCAAAATGGAATTCTAAAACAAGAAGATATCCAGGCCGATTTATTTGAATTATGCAGCGGTCAACATCCAGGGCGAAAAAATTCAGATGAGATCACTTTTTTCAAATCGGTTGGACACGCTTCAGAAGATTTATTTGGAGCCCGATATTACTTTGAACAGTATAAAAAAAGATAG
- a CDS encoding aminotransferase class III-fold pyridoxal phosphate-dependent enzyme encodes MNNTTYTDLLISTREAQKVLLELYGIQGKAQRLPGEYDMNFKITLKEGARYILKISRPDTDLDSLHFQQELLDHLKHSAADLKAPETFADLSGNSIAFYTDQNKKQRAVRLLSWIPGRIYNEVHPKNSSLRQSLGLCCGRLSAALENFEHPCAHRTFEWDLSNSLWTADHIEIFEPQERTIIEYFQKRFKSFQEEYQKLPRSVIHNDANDFNILVNEDLKEPQVRAVIDYGDSIYSQTINDLAVCCAYGIMNLNDPLSGAIDIVKGYHDGRVIQQKELSFVYDCIAMRLIITLTKSALNRIKEPDNVYLQISAKPAWELLRSWKEISPEFAHYSFRQACGYTGHPNENKFKKWSSGKKFELQNLFPSVPVKNCYNLDLSVSSKWLGHLSDFADFEYFEYKINRLQKKHPKKIIAGGYLEPRLVYNTEAYQKKGNERNENRTIHLGIDFWLSPGTPVHTLLDGEVIVAANDEGDKEYGGLVILKHRAEDFEFYSLYGHLSVKSATSLKPGELLRSGDRVGILGNYPENGNWPPHLHFEIMLSMLDFEFDFPGVAYQSEIKTWKSICPDPNLLFQIESLNPYQSEKNQDLIKFRQEFLGKGMSLSYEEPLHIVRGMGPYLIDQQGVMYLDTVNNVAHAGHEHPAVVKAGQEQMALLNTNTRYLHKNIIRATETLLSTFPPELCVVHFVNSGSEANELAIRMAKTVTGKQDIIASEMGYHGNTNTCIEISSYKFDGKGGAGCPEHTHIFPIPDKFRGKYRGKNAGEKYAREVNSIIEKLRAEEKSPAALIVEPIISCGGQVELPKNFLKHSYRSVRKAGGLCISDEVQVGCGRVGSSFWGFELYDVVPDIVTIGKPLGNGHPVAAVVCTRDVADKFANGMEYFNTFGGNPVSCAIANAVLKVVKNENLQKNALQTGDYLKEELTRLSQSYPILKDIRGQGLFLGIELTDENLNPLADKTKYLANRMKDKGILMSVDGPDHNVLKIKPPMVFSPENAKSLIDALSLVLGEDFIKL; translated from the coding sequence ATGAACAATACAACGTATACTGACTTGCTGATAAGTACTAGAGAGGCACAAAAAGTGCTTTTGGAACTCTATGGAATTCAGGGAAAGGCCCAAAGGCTTCCCGGGGAATACGATATGAATTTTAAAATTACCCTGAAGGAAGGTGCCCGTTATATTCTTAAGATATCAAGACCTGATACGGATTTGGATTCACTCCATTTTCAACAAGAACTGTTGGATCATCTTAAGCACTCTGCAGCCGATTTAAAGGCTCCGGAAACATTTGCAGATCTGTCCGGAAATTCCATTGCTTTTTATACGGATCAAAACAAAAAACAAAGAGCCGTAAGGTTGTTGAGCTGGATACCCGGCCGGATTTATAACGAAGTTCATCCCAAAAATTCGAGCTTAAGACAAAGTCTTGGATTGTGTTGTGGAAGGCTAAGCGCAGCACTTGAAAATTTTGAGCACCCCTGTGCACACAGGACATTTGAATGGGACCTGTCTAATTCACTCTGGACAGCAGATCATATTGAAATTTTTGAGCCACAGGAGCGAACCATCATCGAATACTTTCAAAAGAGGTTTAAATCATTTCAAGAAGAATATCAAAAACTTCCGAGATCAGTTATTCATAACGATGCAAACGATTTCAATATCCTGGTCAATGAAGATTTGAAAGAACCTCAAGTCAGAGCCGTTATCGATTATGGGGACTCCATTTATTCTCAAACGATCAATGACCTTGCAGTGTGCTGTGCGTATGGAATAATGAATCTTAATGATCCGCTTTCAGGGGCCATTGACATTGTGAAGGGATATCATGATGGAAGGGTAATTCAGCAGAAAGAATTATCATTTGTGTATGATTGTATTGCGATGCGGCTGATAATCACACTTACAAAGTCGGCCTTGAACAGAATAAAGGAACCCGATAATGTATACCTTCAGATAAGTGCCAAACCGGCCTGGGAGCTTTTACGTTCCTGGAAAGAAATCAGCCCTGAATTTGCCCATTACAGTTTTCGACAAGCCTGTGGATATACTGGGCATCCAAATGAAAACAAGTTTAAAAAGTGGTCATCAGGCAAGAAATTTGAACTTCAAAATCTATTCCCTTCTGTTCCTGTAAAAAACTGTTATAATCTTGATTTAAGTGTCTCGAGCAAATGGTTGGGTCATCTTAGCGACTTTGCTGATTTTGAATATTTTGAATACAAGATAAACAGGCTTCAAAAGAAACATCCGAAAAAAATAATTGCTGGCGGCTATCTTGAACCGAGACTTGTGTATAACACCGAGGCCTATCAAAAAAAAGGGAATGAACGCAATGAAAACAGAACGATCCATCTTGGAATCGATTTTTGGCTTAGTCCCGGGACACCGGTTCACACGCTTCTTGACGGGGAGGTGATTGTCGCTGCAAATGATGAAGGAGACAAGGAATACGGAGGGCTGGTCATCTTAAAACACAGGGCTGAAGATTTTGAATTTTATAGCCTTTATGGCCATCTTTCGGTGAAAAGTGCCACTTCTTTAAAACCCGGAGAGCTTCTAAGGTCCGGGGATCGGGTAGGTATTCTTGGAAACTACCCTGAAAACGGGAACTGGCCTCCGCATTTGCATTTCGAAATCATGCTGTCCATGCTCGATTTTGAATTTGATTTTCCCGGGGTGGCATATCAGAGTGAAATCAAAACCTGGAAAAGTATTTGCCCTGATCCAAATCTTTTATTCCAAATCGAATCCCTTAATCCGTACCAGAGCGAAAAGAATCAGGACCTTATAAAATTCAGGCAGGAATTTCTGGGAAAAGGAATGAGCCTGTCCTATGAGGAACCACTTCACATTGTCAGAGGAATGGGTCCTTACCTCATCGATCAGCAAGGTGTCATGTATCTTGACACGGTAAACAATGTGGCCCATGCCGGACATGAGCATCCCGCCGTAGTAAAAGCCGGCCAGGAACAGATGGCGCTGTTGAATACCAATACACGGTATTTACACAAGAATATCATCAGAGCAACCGAAACTCTTTTATCCACTTTCCCTCCGGAGCTGTGTGTTGTACATTTTGTAAATTCAGGAAGCGAAGCCAATGAACTGGCTATAAGGATGGCCAAAACCGTTACGGGAAAACAAGATATTATAGCCTCCGAAATGGGCTATCATGGAAATACAAATACGTGTATCGAAATCAGCTCGTACAAGTTTGATGGAAAAGGAGGTGCAGGTTGCCCGGAGCATACCCATATTTTTCCAATCCCCGATAAGTTCAGGGGGAAATACAGGGGGAAGAATGCAGGAGAGAAATATGCCCGGGAGGTAAACAGTATCATTGAGAAATTAAGAGCTGAAGAAAAATCTCCGGCAGCGCTTATTGTTGAACCCATAATTAGTTGCGGAGGACAGGTTGAATTACCAAAGAACTTTTTAAAACATAGCTATAGATCAGTTAGAAAAGCAGGAGGTTTATGTATTTCTGATGAAGTTCAGGTGGGTTGCGGACGTGTTGGGTCGTCCTTTTGGGGATTTGAATTGTATGATGTAGTTCCGGATATCGTAACCATTGGCAAACCGCTTGGTAACGGACATCCTGTAGCAGCTGTAGTTTGTACCAGAGACGTTGCCGATAAGTTTGCCAATGGTATGGAGTATTTCAATACCTTTGGCGGGAATCCGGTTTCCTGCGCCATTGCAAATGCGGTACTTAAGGTGGTTAAAAATGAGAATCTTCAAAAAAATGCATTGCAAACCGGCGACTATCTCAAAGAAGAATTAACAAGACTAAGCCAATCTTATCCCATTTTAAAAGATATTAGGGGGCAAGGCCTGTTTTTAGGAATTGAGCTAACCGATGAAAACCTTAATCCATTAGCGGATAAGACAAAATACCTGGCCAATAGAATGAAGGACAAAGGTATCTTAATGAGCGTTGACGGACCGGATCACAATGTTCTCAAGATAAAACCACCCATGGTATTTTCCCCGGAAAACGCGAAAAGCCTTATAGATGCATTATCCTTAGTCCTCGGAGAAGATTTTATAAAACTCTAA
- a CDS encoding proline racemase family protein: MKAKKTFDRIQQKKSYEPRSEWLQIKTIDMHTGGEPLRVITEGFPELKGNSVLEYRRYCKENLDHLRTALMFEPRGHADMYGCILTPPNDEEGDFGVIFLHNEGYSTMCGHAIIALTTLCVEMNWIQVKEGENEVKIDAPCGRINSYAKVKSGKVEGIRFHCVPSFVAGLDQTVEVNGIGIVTYDLAYGGAFYAYVDMAKNNFDFDLSKASYQKLIKTGMDIKKAVIKKDDSVAHPFEQDLSFLYGTIFTGESNHKHIDSRNVCIFADGEVDRCPTGSGVSGRMAIHYLRNEIKIGERMSIESITDSVFKGSVVEEIDFGPFKAVVPQVEGTAYITGMHTFVIDPDDAMKYGFILR; encoded by the coding sequence ATGAAAGCGAAGAAAACTTTCGACAGAATTCAGCAAAAAAAAAGCTATGAGCCCCGAAGTGAATGGCTTCAGATCAAAACCATTGACATGCACACAGGAGGTGAACCTCTTAGGGTGATCACTGAAGGTTTTCCCGAACTCAAAGGGAATTCAGTGCTTGAATACAGACGTTATTGCAAAGAAAACCTCGATCATTTGAGAACAGCGCTGATGTTTGAACCCAGAGGCCATGCCGATATGTATGGTTGTATTTTAACACCCCCTAACGATGAGGAAGGAGATTTTGGGGTTATTTTTCTACACAATGAGGGCTACTCCACGATGTGTGGACATGCTATCATTGCCTTGACTACACTTTGTGTTGAAATGAACTGGATCCAGGTAAAGGAGGGAGAGAATGAAGTGAAAATTGACGCCCCCTGCGGACGCATCAATTCTTATGCAAAGGTTAAAAGCGGAAAAGTAGAGGGTATAAGATTTCATTGTGTACCTAGTTTTGTTGCAGGACTGGACCAAACTGTTGAGGTCAATGGCATAGGAATCGTAACTTATGACCTTGCTTATGGAGGTGCATTTTACGCTTATGTCGATATGGCAAAAAACAATTTTGATTTCGACCTGTCAAAAGCATCGTATCAAAAATTGATCAAAACCGGAATGGACATAAAAAAAGCTGTGATAAAAAAAGATGATTCGGTAGCGCATCCCTTTGAACAAGACCTGAGTTTCCTCTATGGAACCATTTTTACAGGAGAGTCAAATCATAAACATATTGACAGCAGGAATGTGTGTATTTTTGCTGATGGAGAAGTAGATCGCTGCCCAACCGGATCAGGGGTATCAGGAAGAATGGCTATCCATTATCTAAGAAATGAAATAAAGATCGGAGAAAGAATGAGTATCGAGAGTATAACCGATTCTGTTTTTAAAGGATCCGTAGTTGAAGAAATCGATTTTGGCCCGTTTAAAGCTGTAGTACCCCAGGTTGAAGGGACCGCCTATATAACAGGAATGCATACCTTTGTTATTGACCCTGATGATGCGATGAAATACGGATTCATACTTCGTTAA
- a CDS encoding PepSY-associated TM helix domain-containing protein, protein MKKFTNRNIHRDFAYFYVGLLIAFSFSGIILNHRQDWYPMDYTYESVEVNIPLPDPVSSLDETYLKKAVLEWDKEVEFDSFRIRGDDLRIYFKDNVVADIDASSGKGILEYKKRTPFLGHTMYLHKTTNKFWIWYSDIFGAAMILIAVTGILIPSGKNGFKRRGWKLALAGLIFPLVFLFLLS, encoded by the coding sequence ATGAAAAAGTTTACAAATAGAAACATTCACAGAGACTTCGCTTATTTCTATGTTGGTTTACTCATTGCCTTCTCATTTTCCGGAATCATTTTGAATCACAGGCAGGACTGGTATCCTATGGATTATACTTACGAATCCGTTGAAGTAAATATTCCCTTGCCTGATCCTGTTTCGAGCCTTGATGAGACCTATTTGAAAAAAGCCGTGCTGGAATGGGATAAAGAAGTTGAGTTTGATAGTTTTAGAATCAGAGGCGATGATCTGAGAATCTACTTTAAGGACAATGTAGTAGCGGATATTGATGCCAGTAGCGGAAAAGGAATTCTCGAATATAAAAAACGCACACCCTTTCTGGGCCATACCATGTATCTGCATAAAACCACAAACAAATTCTGGATCTGGTACTCGGATATTTTTGGGGCGGCCATGATCTTGATCGCGGTAACAGGTATCTTAATTCCATCAGGAAAAAACGGTTTTAAAAGAAGAGGATGGAAACTGGCACTGGCCGGTCTAATTTTCCCGCTTGTCTTTTTGTTCCTCCTTTCTTAA